Proteins from a genomic interval of Cucumis melo cultivar AY chromosome 7, USDA_Cmelo_AY_1.0, whole genome shotgun sequence:
- the LOC103502503 gene encoding 60S ribosomal protein L27-3-like encodes MVKFIKPNKAVIVLQGRFAGRKAVIVRNFDEGTRDRPYGHCLVAGMKKYPSKVIRKDSKKKTDKKSRVKAFIKLVNYQHIMPTRYTLDVDLKDVVNVDCLQSKVSKVAASKEIKKRLEDRFKTGKNRWFFTKLRF; translated from the coding sequence ATGGTGAAATTCATCAAGCCGAACAAAGCTGTTATTGTTCTCCAAGGCCGATTTGCCGGCCGGAAAGCTGTGATCGTCCgaaactttgatgaaggaacCCGCGACCGGCCCTACGGCCATTGTTTGGTAGCAGGGATGAAAAAGTACCCGAGCAAGGTCATTCGCAAAGATTCAAAGAAAAAGACAGATAAAAAATCGAGAGTGAAAGCATTCATCAAGCTTGTGAATTACCAGCACATTATGCCGACGAGGTACACGCTCGACGTTGATCTCAAGGATGTGGTTAATGTGGATTGCTTACAGTCGAAAGTGTCGAAGGTTGCGGCGTCGAAGGAGATCAAAAAAAGATTGGAGGACAGGTTTAAGACTGGGAAGAACAGGTGGTTTTTCACCAAACTTAGGTTCTGA
- the LOC103502504 gene encoding vanillin aminotransferase-like has protein sequence MGFNQLLRVITNPKLGSCAKDVAAFRTSGERLIQVQLLSQQYSTEASLQRDDNSTIDTRSGQSFKGHGMLAPFTPGWQIADVNPLVIERSEGTYLYDINGKKYLDSLAGLWSTSLGGSEPRLVAAATEQLKTLPFYHSFWNRTTKPSLELTKEILEIFTARKMGKVFFANSGSEANDSQVKLVWYYNNALGRPKKKKIISRLKGYHGSTLVAASLTGIPALHQQFDLPVPFVLHTDCPHFWRYHLPGETEEEFSTRLANNLENLILKEGPETIAAFIAEPVIGSGGVILPPATYFDKVQAVLKKYDVLFIADEVICGFGRLGTMFGCDKYNIKPDLVSIAKALSSAYIPIGGVLVSPEVSDVIHSQSNKLGNFAHGFTYSGHPVACAVALETLKIYKERNILQVVNNLAPRFQDGIKAYQNSPIIGEIRGIGLISGTEFTDNKSPNTPFPTEWGVAAYFGERCEKYGMLVRVSGDTITMSPPFCIKPEEIDEIIRIYGKALKDTEQRVKELKSQQK, from the exons ATGGGCTTTAACCAGCTGCTTCGTGTGATTACTAATCCCAAG CTTGGTTCTTGCGCAAAAGATGTTGCTGCTTTTAGAACTTCTGGTGAGCGGCTCATTCAGGTTCAATTACTTTCCCAGCAGTATAGTACGGAAGCATCATTGCAAAGGGATGATAATTCTACTATTGATACAAGAAGTGGTCAAAG CTTCAAAGGCCATGGTATGCTTGCTCCTTTCACTCCTGGTTGGCAGATTGCTGATGTGAATCCTTTGGTCATAGAAAGATCTGAG GGTACCTATCTTTACGACATTAACGGGAAGAAATATCTCGACTCCCTTGCTGGTTTATGGTCCACATCCTTGG GGGGAAGTGAGCCTCGGCTTGTTGCTGCTGCAACCGAACAACTAAAGACACTGCCATTTTATCATTCCTTTTGGAATCGCACAACGAAGCCTTCTCTG GAGCTAACAAAAGAAATACTAGAAATTTTTACAGCAAGGAAAATGGGGAAGGTGTTCTTTGCAAATAGTGGATCAGAAGCGAATGATTCTCAG GTAAAACTGGTCTGGTATTATAATAATGCACTGGGGCgaccaaaaaaaaagaaaataatctcTCGTTTGAAAGG GTACCATGGTTCCACACTTGTAGCAGCCAGTCTTACCGG TATTCCAGCTTTGCATCAACAATTTGATCTTCCGGTTCCATTTGTCCTCCACACAGACTGTCCTCATTTCTGGCGCTATCATCTTCCTG GTGAAACCGAGGAAGAATTTTCGACGAGATTAGCAAACAATTTGGAGAATCTTATCCTGAAGGAAGGACCTGAAACT ATTGCTGCCTTTATTGCCGAACCCGTTATAGGATCTGGTGGTGTGATACTTCCTCCTGCAACATATTTTGATAAA GTCCAAGCGGTGCTGAAGAAATATGATGTTCTTTTCATTGCAGATGAG GTTATTTGTGGTTTTGGAAGGCTCGGGACGATGTTTGGATGTGATAAATACAATATTAAGCCAGACTTGGTATCAATAGCTAAG GCTCTTTCTTCTGCATATATTCCTATTGGTGGTGTCCTTGTCAGTCCTGAAGTTTCAGATGTTATACACTCTCAAAGCAATAAGCTTG GTAATTTTGCCCACGGATTTACATATTCTGGACATCCCGTTGCGTGTGCTGTGGCACTTGAAACACTGAAGATATACAA AGAGAGAAATATTCTTCAGGTAGTAAATAACCTCGCTCCAAGGTTTCAAGATGGTATAAAAGCCTACCAAAACAGTCCCATCATTGGAGAG ATAAGGGGGATCGGATTGATTTCAGGCACAGAATTCACAGACAATAAATCACCCAACACTCCGTTTCCTACTGAATGGG GGGTAGCTGCATATTTTGGTGAAAGGTGTGAGAAATATGGAATGCTAGTACGTGTCTCTGGGGATACTATAACGATGAGTCCTCCCTTCTGTATCAAACCTGAAGAAATTGATGAG ATTATAAGAATCTATGGGAAAGCATTGAAGGATACTGAACAAAGGGTGAAGGAACTCAAATCTCAACAGAAGTAG